The following proteins are encoded in a genomic region of Nicotiana sylvestris chromosome 4, ASM39365v2, whole genome shotgun sequence:
- the LOC138889112 gene encoding uncharacterized protein, producing the protein MIAVENEAKDYDSLFALMAQSDEDDNDEVNFRDVQRNLKSYSSKKLMALANVLIDTYYSFVNDKDSLIIELGDAKQSRDDLMVVVVDLKETIENFSKEKNTLVEKIAATEQEMDDMIVSTVDLREQVEEMDNTKGEEVASEAQLELKSELNKVKTNLVAELEKNRQLQEDLKRVKNDLYKSFKWTRFSDVIRSMYRSNAGNRQGIELQKAKTSYNPYNKYVTVVDNRLCTHYGQTGHYKVSCKAKIQSLQKNKVFIEKRCTDEEPGCQKRKYMLPAWAEVRGSNQKQKWYMDYFKHKIRRMNDVLSLKALQGESISFENDKKGYILVV; encoded by the exons ATGATAGCAGTGGAGAATGAAGCAAAGGATTATGATTCATTGTTTGCATTGATGGCTCAGTCCGATGAGGATGataatgatgaggtaaatttcagggatgttcagagaaatctaaagTCCTACTCTTCGAAGAAATTGATGGCATtagcaaatgttctaattgatacatattatagttttgttaatgATAAAGATTCCCTAATCATAGAGCTAGGAGATGCcaaacaatctagagatgatttgATGGTAGTGGTTGTTGACTTGAAGGAAACCATAGAGAACTTTAGCAAAGAAAAGAATACTCTAGTAGAGAAAATTGCAGCTACTGAGCAAGAAATGGATGATATGATAGTTTCCACTGTAGATTTAAGGGAACAAGTGGAAGAA ATGGACAACACTAAGGGAGAGGAAGTGGCTAGTGAGGCTCAACTTGAGCTTAAGAGTGAGCTTAACAAAGTTAAAACAAATCTTGTTGCTGAGcttgaaaagaatagacaacttcaggaggatttaaaaagggttaaaaatgatctTTATAAGTCATTTAAATGGACCCGGTTCTCTGATGTAATAAGGTCTATGTACAGAAGTAATGCTGGAAACAGGCAAGGCATCGAACTCCAAAAAGCTAAAACCTCATATAATCCCTATAACAAGTATGTAACTGTGGTTGATAATAGGTTGTGTACTCACTATGGTCAAACTGGTCATTACAAGGTCTCTTGTAAAGCTAAAATTCAATCTTTgcagaaaaataaagtttttatTGAAAAGAGGTGTACTGATGAGGAACCTGGTTgccaaaaaagaaaatatatgttGCCTGCATGG GCTGAAGTGAGAGGTAGCAACCAAAAGCAAAAATGGTACATGGATTACTttaagcataaaattagaagaatGAATGATGTCCTCTCACTCAAGGCCCTGCAAGGAGAGAGTATATCCTTTGAAAATGACAAGAAAGGATACATTTTAGTTGTCTGA